A window from Intestinimonas massiliensis (ex Afouda et al. 2020) encodes these proteins:
- a CDS encoding shikimate kinase: MKNIILIGMMGCGKTTCGRLLARRLGRELVDTDALIVEREGRSIPDIFAQSGEDYFRAREVEAAGELARREGLIVACGGGLPLRPAAMDPLRETGTVIFLARDPGETYDAESMAGRPLAQDGRAAFLARFRQREPVYRAAAHHTVTNFSDPETTVQTILEVLDI, encoded by the coding sequence ATGAAAAACATCATACTCATTGGCATGATGGGCTGCGGCAAGACCACCTGCGGCCGCCTGCTGGCCCGGCGCCTGGGGCGGGAGCTGGTGGATACCGACGCCCTCATCGTGGAGCGGGAGGGCCGCTCCATCCCGGACATCTTTGCCCAGAGCGGGGAGGACTATTTCCGCGCCCGGGAGGTGGAGGCGGCGGGGGAGCTGGCCCGGCGGGAGGGACTGATCGTCGCCTGCGGCGGAGGACTGCCCCTGCGCCCTGCCGCCATGGACCCTCTGCGGGAGACGGGGACGGTGATCTTCCTGGCCCGGGACCCGGGGGAGACCTATGACGCCGAATCCATGGCGGGCCGGCCCCTGGCCCAGGACGGCCGGGCGGCTTTTCTGGCGCGCTTTCGCCAGCGGGAGCCGGTGTACCGGGCGGCCGCCCATCACACCGTCACCAACTTTTCCGACCCGGAGACCACGGTGCAAACGATTTTGGAGGTGCTGGACATATGA